In a genomic window of Methanocalculus natronophilus:
- a CDS encoding CheR family methyltransferase yields the protein MTNHQVLHGANPGFIILPNKTDDGYMAFTYFFRDLQTLRMIIDHMLPSIRGRTHINVWSAGCAMGQEPYTIALLLKEHMGQMIFRNVRILASDIDHSNLFGDIIGKGSYPYVELKRIPEEYFARNFTPDPDKNGHYIIAEDVRNRVAFQRHDLLTLIPPGKNFSLITCKNVLLHFTEEQRIKIIRMFYESLIDGGFFLTEQTQKMPTELADLFEQVTPNAQVFRKLPASSRS from the coding sequence ATGACAAATCACCAGGTACTGCATGGTGCAAACCCCGGTTTTATCATCCTTCCAAACAAAACAGATGATGGATATATGGCATTCACCTACTTCTTTCGGGATCTCCAGACACTCCGGATGATCATTGATCACATGCTCCCCTCTATCCGGGGGAGGACGCACATTAATGTCTGGAGTGCCGGGTGTGCAATGGGCCAGGAACCCTACACAATCGCACTTCTCCTGAAGGAGCATATGGGACAGATGATATTCCGCAATGTCAGGATACTTGCAAGCGATATCGATCACTCCAACCTCTTTGGCGATATAATTGGAAAAGGCAGCTATCCGTATGTCGAGTTAAAACGGATACCGGAAGAGTACTTTGCCAGAAATTTTACCCCGGATCCTGATAAAAACGGACATTACATCATAGCTGAGGATGTCAGGAACCGGGTTGCCTTTCAACGGCATGATCTCCTCACCTTAATCCCGCCCGGCAAAAATTTCTCGCTGATCACCTGCAAGAATGTGCTCCTCCATTTTACAGAGGAACAGAGAATCAAGATTATCAGGATGTTTTATGAGAGCCTGATTGACGGCGGGTTCTTCCTCACCGAACAGACGCAGAAGATGCCAACTGAACTTGCAGATCTCTTCGAGCAGGTTACCCCGAATGCCCAGGTCTTCAGAAAACTGCCTGCCAGTTCCCGTTCCTGA
- a CDS encoding MBL fold metallo-hydrolase, translating into MKIINLTEDSEVYTSNVYLVTGTWNALSDQNTLIDVGRDPLIFEKIQNARTGVGKRKLDQVILTHSHYDHAMLTPEIRELFSPRIYAFSNSLKYIDIILKGDEIIRIGDREFEVIHTPGHTHDSICLYCEEDGVLFAGDTPVIIRVPGSTYDEAFLEAMLYIATKDVREIYFGHGRPMLENCNVAIRNSIMNMKKSRVVSIHL; encoded by the coding sequence ATGAAGATCATCAACCTGACTGAAGACAGCGAGGTTTACACCTCGAATGTCTATCTTGTCACCGGCACCTGGAATGCCCTCTCGGATCAGAATACCCTGATAGATGTCGGGCGGGATCCGTTGATCTTCGAAAAGATACAGAATGCACGTACTGGTGTCGGGAAGCGGAAGCTTGACCAGGTGATCCTGACACACTCCCACTATGATCATGCAATGCTTACTCCGGAGATCAGGGAGCTTTTTTCACCCCGCATCTATGCCTTCTCCAATTCCCTGAAATACATCGACATCATCCTCAAGGGGGATGAGATCATTCGTATCGGAGATCGGGAATTTGAAGTGATCCACACACCCGGCCACACACATGATTCGATCTGCCTCTACTGCGAGGAGGACGGAGTGCTCTTTGCAGGAGATACACCCGTGATCATCCGTGTCCCCGGTAGTACCTATGATGAGGCATTTCTCGAGGCCATGCTCTATATTGCTACAAAAGATGTGAGGGAGATTTATTTTGGGCATGGCAGGCCGATGCTTGAGAACTGCAATGTTGCAATACGGAACTCAATCATGAACATGAAGAAGAGCAGGGTTGTCTCCATTCATCTATGA
- a CDS encoding MBL fold metallo-hydrolase, protein MKIINLTEESELYTSNVYLVTGDWKTLDDQNTLIDTGRDQKIIGMLASRCAGVGKRKLDQVILTHSHYDHASLTHEIREIFAPTVYAHADSRTPVDIRLRGKETLRIGDRLFEVIHTPGHTEDSICLFCEEEGVLFVGDTIPVIGGPGCTYDERFLEALQYIASKDVRAIYYGHGRPMLGNCNAIIAKSIMNIRQSRSHSGSSPKE, encoded by the coding sequence ATGAAGATCATCAACCTGACCGAAGAGAGCGAGCTCTACACCTCGAATGTCTATCTTGTCACCGGCGACTGGAAGACGCTTGATGATCAGAATACGCTGATTGACACCGGGCGTGACCAGAAAATTATCGGGATGCTTGCCAGCAGGTGTGCCGGTGTCGGGAAGCGGAAGCTCGACCAGGTGATACTCACACACTCCCACTATGATCATGCATCCCTGACCCATGAGATCAGGGAGATCTTTGCACCAACGGTCTATGCCCACGCTGATTCCAGGACACCTGTTGATATCAGGCTCAGGGGCAAAGAGACGTTGCGGATTGGTGATCGCCTCTTTGAAGTCATTCACACGCCCGGACACACAGAGGATTCAATATGCCTCTTCTGCGAGGAGGAGGGAGTCCTCTTTGTCGGCGACACCATTCCGGTTATTGGAGGGCCGGGGTGCACCTATGATGAGAGATTTCTTGAGGCCCTGCAGTATATTGCCTCAAAAGATGTGAGGGCGATCTATTATGGACATGGCAGGCCGATGCTTGGAAACTGCAATGCCATAATTGCGAAATCAATCATGAATATCAGGCAAAGCAGGAGTCATTCCGGGAGCAGCCCCAAGGAATAG
- a CDS encoding type II toxin-antitoxin system PemK/MazF family toxin — MRRNRGDIWFVDLSDARGHEQSGLRPAVVLAVAFGNMAIVVPLTTTPAAFSFPHTHGIEKSSQNGLTSTSAALVFQIVTLSEDRFVRKIGRCSVEDMEAISVLLKGLLSLE, encoded by the coding sequence ATGCGGCGGAACAGGGGCGATATCTGGTTCGTCGATCTTTCGGATGCACGGGGTCACGAGCAGAGTGGGCTCCGTCCTGCCGTTGTGCTCGCCGTCGCCTTCGGGAATATGGCCATCGTGGTTCCACTGACAACCACTCCGGCGGCTTTTTCATTCCCGCACACTCATGGCATAGAGAAAAGTTCACAGAATGGACTTACTTCCACAAGTGCGGCGCTGGTCTTCCAGATTGTTACTCTCTCTGAAGATCGCTTCGTCCGGAAGATCGGGCGATGCTCGGTTGAGGATATGGAAGCGATAAGCGTTCTTTTAAAGGGTCTGTTGTCGCTGGAATAG
- a CDS encoding cobalamin B12-binding domain-containing protein — MESLVTEEIYRSYLNALIEGDRTRCTKIVQELINKGIQVPDLYLNLFQRSLYRTGELWEQNQVSVSVEHLATAITERLMALVEPKIFEGGYRSHSVIVACVADEYHQLGARMVADLFELNGWRGYFLGASTPVQDLLSMIDEKKPDIVALSLSIYFNLHILMETLDRIKKEHPDLPILVGGQAFRWGGTSALAEYPTVIYIPSIEALESVMEQVP, encoded by the coding sequence ATGGAGTCTCTTGTCACTGAGGAGATCTACCGGAGCTATCTCAATGCACTGATCGAAGGCGACAGAACCCGTTGCACCAAGATTGTCCAGGAACTTATCAATAAGGGGATCCAGGTTCCGGATCTCTACCTGAACCTTTTCCAGCGTTCACTGTACCGGACAGGCGAGCTCTGGGAACAGAACCAGGTATCTGTATCAGTCGAGCACCTGGCAACAGCCATAACAGAACGACTGATGGCCCTTGTTGAGCCGAAGATCTTTGAAGGAGGTTATCGCAGCCACTCGGTTATCGTCGCCTGTGTGGCAGATGAATATCACCAGCTCGGTGCCCGGATGGTTGCAGATCTCTTTGAGCTCAACGGATGGCGGGGGTATTTCCTCGGTGCCAGCACCCCGGTTCAGGATCTGCTCAGCATGATCGATGAGAAGAAGCCTGATATCGTCGCTCTCTCACTCTCCATCTATTTCAACCTCCATATTCTCATGGAGACACTTGACCGCATCAAAAAGGAGCATCCCGATCTCCCGATACTTGTTGGAGGCCAGGCATTTCGATGGGGAGGAACCAGTGCACTGGCAGAGTACCCGACAGTCATCTACATCCCCTCGATAGAGGCATTGGAGAGCGTCATGGAGCAGGTACCATGA
- a CDS encoding sensor histidine kinase, with protein sequence MRDDHHIPGDPEITGHALRYLTEDAECMVLILDHEETIMYANRYAEAVTGIPLSGRHLQTLLLFGSAGNTDTRSVLDKWRNESPPHLMNIRTADGRPLSFQIHLYHTRRCHLIFGQKDSTGPEVLNREILGLNQELTTITRELNQKNAELAGLNEMKNQFLGMAAHDLRNPVTIILLSIDLLLDSVPDDDHSDEAQMLRGIRRAAAQMSQVINDFLDVSIIESGQLRLNIREVDIPDMLEHVQQNLHPAAKKGDVTMDIVLDPAIESLRIDGGKIEQVLTNLGSNAIEHSPSGERVIIRGLHGKEEIRFQVEDSGAGISPEMQRELFSPFSGSRRSKRGGERSIGLGLVISRKIVEAHGGAMYVESEPDIGSTIGFTLPYSVLTNSQDNSQDT encoded by the coding sequence ATGAGAGATGACCATCACATCCCTGGAGATCCCGAAATCACCGGACATGCACTGCGGTATCTCACTGAAGATGCGGAATGCATGGTGCTCATTCTCGATCATGAAGAGACGATCATGTATGCAAACCGGTATGCAGAGGCTGTCACCGGCATACCACTCTCAGGCAGGCACCTCCAAACACTCCTTCTCTTTGGATCTGCTGGGAATACTGATACCAGGAGTGTGCTCGATAAATGGAGGAACGAATCACCCCCGCACCTGATGAATATCAGAACCGCAGATGGAAGGCCGTTATCATTTCAGATTCACCTCTACCATACCCGACGTTGTCACCTCATCTTCGGGCAGAAAGATTCAACAGGTCCTGAAGTATTGAACCGGGAGATCCTCGGGCTGAACCAGGAGCTGACAACAATCACGCGCGAGCTGAATCAGAAGAACGCTGAGCTGGCCGGGCTGAATGAGATGAAGAACCAGTTCCTGGGGATGGCAGCCCATGACCTCCGCAATCCGGTCACGATCATACTGCTCTCAATCGATCTCCTCCTCGATTCTGTCCCCGATGACGATCACTCTGATGAAGCACAGATGCTCAGGGGCATCAGGAGAGCCGCAGCACAGATGAGCCAGGTGATCAACGACTTCCTTGATGTCAGCATCATAGAATCCGGCCAGCTCAGATTGAACATCCGTGAGGTTGACATCCCCGATATGCTCGAACATGTACAGCAGAATCTTCATCCGGCAGCAAAAAAAGGAGATGTCACCATGGATATCGTACTGGATCCGGCTATAGAAAGCCTGAGAATCGATGGTGGAAAGATTGAGCAGGTTCTGACCAATCTTGGCAGTAATGCCATTGAACACTCACCTTCAGGAGAAAGAGTGATCATCCGGGGCCTGCATGGAAAAGAGGAGATACGGTTCCAGGTAGAGGATAGTGGAGCTGGCATATCCCCGGAGATGCAGAGAGAACTCTTCAGCCCGTTCTCAGGCAGCAGGAGATCAAAACGGGGTGGTGAACGAAGTATCGGGCTTGGCCTGGTCATCTCACGAAAGATTGTTGAAGCACATGGCGGAGCAATGTATGTTGAGAGTGAACCAGACATTGGATCAACCATCGGGTTTACCCTGCCATATTCTGTCCTCACAAACAGCCAGGATAACAGCCAGGATACGTGA
- a CDS encoding PAS domain S-box protein: MTGSNPSDPLVSILYVDDEPALLEIFRLFLERTGEFSVTTAESAAVALDLLASRSFDAVVSDYQMPGMDGIAFLKHLRTTGDTTPFIIFTGKGREEVVIQALNEGADFYLQKGGDPKSQFAELTNKIRYAVSSRRFERGVSEAGERYKALIAVSNTGAWEYTLGSDFLWCSPEYFSMLGRDAADFDLSGNPNLQETWINLIHPDDQLRAADTFRDFLESNSSGMYENDFRMAHADGRMIWIWSRGWRLRDERGNLTDKTIGTHIDVTERKEAEDKLIRQTEELHAAYEQLTASEEELRHQLDELTVAHQALDETNEYLENLITHANAPIIVWDQQCRITRFNDAFSKMTGIQPDDAIGSRLELLFPEESRDASMDLIRRAMAGEMWDVVEIPILNRSGAVRTVLWNSANIRGTDGKTIIATIAQGQDITDRKRTEEALTASEAQKDAILNGIGINIAFVNHDLEILWANKTAAASVNRDQDGIRGLRCYELWGDNQGPCPKCPTTKAFQTLRSEQTVIQTPDGRYWDERAEPVFDAEGRLTGIVEIAQDITEQKLAELALLQKTEELHQKNEELAASEEEMRTAHEQLAASEEEIRQQLDELIATQQQLALSEGRYQAIFECTRAATVIVEKDTTISLANSAFEALSGYTREELIGRSWTEFVSQSDRKRMIAYHQQRRAGESGEGEPPGQYEFTFIDRSGTPHATLATVGLIPGTSQSVGSFYDISDRKAAEEALLESEGAVRRKLQAILEPEGSFGELELSDILNVSSIQDLMDYFHKLTGIGVAILDRTGRVLVATGWQDICTRFHREHPETARHCLESDTELASGVAQGEFKRYRCKNNMWDIATPISIGEEHVGNLYLGQFLFEGEEPDREVFRRQAERYGFDEEQYLAALDRVPRWTEETVDTVMRFYAGFTQIISSLSYANLRLARELSEKDDLMSRLAASEEQYRRIVDTSAEGIWQMDAGFQITYVNRQLADMLGYTPAEMSGMDIAALIPPEERADSELRRERQRRGEVDHFERKLIRKDGQILWTSVAITPIIGADGEYQGSFAMVADISGRKAAEDALLSEEARLRAITETAKDAILMMDPEGKISFWNQTAEDIFGYTKDEVMGTDLHTLLAPERYLDAYTRGFASFQKTGEGTAIGRTLELEAVCKDGREIVIELSLSALGLPDGWHAVGIIRDITERKLVEEKNRAIASMLDIAPGSITIHDYDGNFHFANQKTFDIHGYSKDEFLSKKLADIDFPSSAELIGERMQQIAQDGEASFEVAHRRKDGSVVSLEVFVKEVEWEGKPALLSIATDITGRKAAEDVLRKSEALKSHIIDAIPDILFILDSEGRFIDAMASDEDLLVAPKTELPGKTIVDLIPGPDGRRMAEAIAETLQHQDMVTIEYALSVPAGICHFEARIVPYLDNQVLALVRDVTETKAAEEALLAAHKKLRILSSITRHDIANKVLVIRGLLEIAGEAEASSAPPIRLDEIQNATEAIDRQIAFMQDYEQIGVQNPSWMELSGLIRMIDETKLSLHHTCTSIHLYADPMVEKVFSNLHDNTIRHADGGDQITISCEERDGSLVITWEDNGVGIPDGEKEKIFEKGVGKNTGFGLFLSKEILEITGIAIRETGVYGEGARFEIIVPKGSWQMEEQER, encoded by the coding sequence ATGACCGGCAGCAACCCTTCCGATCCACTGGTCTCAATCCTCTATGTGGATGACGAACCCGCTCTTCTTGAGATATTTCGTCTGTTTCTGGAGAGAACCGGCGAATTCTCCGTCACCACTGCAGAGAGTGCAGCGGTGGCACTTGATCTCCTTGCGAGCCGGTCTTTTGATGCAGTCGTCTCTGACTACCAGATGCCGGGGATGGATGGGATTGCATTTCTGAAACACCTCAGAACAACTGGCGATACCACGCCATTCATCATCTTTACCGGGAAAGGGAGGGAGGAGGTCGTCATCCAGGCGCTGAATGAGGGTGCGGACTTCTATCTTCAGAAGGGAGGGGATCCGAAGTCCCAGTTTGCCGAATTGACCAACAAGATCCGGTACGCAGTCAGTAGCCGGAGGTTTGAGAGAGGTGTGAGCGAAGCAGGCGAGAGATACAAGGCTCTCATTGCAGTCTCAAATACCGGTGCCTGGGAATACACCCTTGGTTCCGACTTTCTCTGGTGCAGCCCTGAATACTTCTCCATGCTCGGCCGTGATGCCGCAGATTTTGATCTCTCTGGAAACCCCAACCTGCAGGAGACCTGGATAAACCTGATCCATCCCGATGATCAGTTGAGGGCAGCAGACACGTTCCGCGACTTTCTTGAAAGCAACAGTTCCGGGATGTACGAGAACGATTTCCGGATGGCGCATGCTGATGGACGCATGATCTGGATCTGGTCACGCGGCTGGAGGCTGCGGGACGAGAGGGGGAACCTGACAGATAAAACCATCGGAACCCATATTGATGTGACCGAACGGAAAGAGGCAGAAGATAAACTCATCAGACAAACCGAAGAACTCCACGCCGCATATGAACAGCTGACAGCATCAGAGGAGGAGCTGCGGCACCAGCTGGATGAACTGACAGTGGCACACCAGGCACTTGATGAGACAAATGAATACCTCGAAAACCTCATCACCCATGCCAATGCCCCGATCATCGTCTGGGATCAGCAATGCAGGATCACAAGATTCAATGACGCCTTTAGTAAGATGACAGGCATCCAACCGGATGATGCAATCGGCAGCAGACTTGAGCTCCTCTTTCCTGAAGAATCACGGGACGCATCAATGGATCTGATCCGGCGGGCTATGGCAGGCGAGATGTGGGATGTTGTTGAGATCCCAATCCTGAACCGGTCAGGTGCTGTCAGAACCGTCCTCTGGAACTCGGCAAATATCCGCGGAACTGACGGGAAGACGATTATTGCCACCATCGCACAGGGACAGGATATTACTGACCGGAAACGAACAGAAGAGGCCCTTACTGCGAGTGAGGCGCAGAAAGATGCAATTCTGAACGGAATTGGCATCAATATTGCCTTCGTGAACCATGATCTTGAGATCCTGTGGGCCAATAAAACCGCTGCTGCATCTGTGAACCGCGACCAGGACGGAATACGGGGTCTGCGGTGTTATGAGTTGTGGGGAGATAACCAGGGTCCCTGTCCGAAATGTCCCACAACAAAGGCGTTCCAGACCCTGAGAAGTGAGCAGACGGTCATACAGACGCCTGATGGGAGATACTGGGATGAAAGGGCTGAACCGGTCTTTGACGCGGAAGGCAGGCTTACCGGCATCGTAGAGATTGCCCAGGATATCACCGAACAGAAATTAGCCGAATTGGCACTTCTCCAGAAGACTGAAGAACTGCACCAGAAGAATGAGGAGCTTGCAGCATCTGAAGAGGAGATGCGGACAGCTCATGAACAGCTTGCGGCATCTGAAGAGGAGATCCGCCAGCAGCTTGACGAGCTCATTGCCACACAACAGCAGCTTGCACTCTCTGAAGGCCGCTACCAGGCGATCTTTGAATGTACACGTGCTGCGACGGTTATTGTTGAGAAAGACACCACGATATCACTTGCAAACAGTGCTTTTGAGGCACTATCCGGCTATACTCGCGAGGAGCTGATCGGCAGAAGCTGGACTGAGTTTGTGAGCCAGTCCGATCGCAAGCGGATGATCGCATACCACCAGCAGCGGAGAGCAGGGGAGAGCGGGGAGGGAGAGCCTCCTGGTCAGTATGAGTTCACATTCATCGACCGGTCCGGCACCCCGCATGCCACCCTTGCAACAGTCGGGTTGATTCCCGGAACCAGCCAGTCTGTTGGTTCGTTTTATGATATCAGTGATCGGAAGGCAGCAGAAGAGGCACTGCTTGAGAGTGAGGGTGCTGTCAGAAGGAAGCTCCAGGCAATCCTTGAACCAGAGGGATCGTTTGGTGAACTTGAACTCTCAGATATCCTCAATGTCTCCTCTATCCAGGACCTGATGGATTATTTCCACAAGCTTACCGGTATTGGTGTGGCGATACTCGACCGCACTGGCAGGGTGCTGGTTGCCACCGGTTGGCAGGATATCTGTACCCGGTTCCATCGTGAGCATCCGGAAACCGCCCGGCACTGTCTCGAGAGCGACACCGAGCTCGCCAGTGGTGTTGCCCAAGGCGAGTTCAAACGTTACCGGTGCAAAAACAACATGTGGGATATCGCAACCCCCATCAGTATCGGTGAGGAGCACGTTGGCAACCTCTATCTCGGCCAGTTCTTATTTGAGGGCGAGGAGCCGGATCGTGAGGTCTTCAGGCGTCAGGCAGAGCGGTATGGGTTTGACGAGGAGCAATACCTGGCTGCACTGGATCGTGTTCCCCGGTGGACAGAGGAGACTGTGGATACGGTGATGCGCTTCTATGCCGGTTTCACTCAGATCATCTCATCACTCAGCTATGCAAATCTCAGGCTGGCACGGGAACTCAGTGAGAAAGATGACCTGATGAGCCGTCTTGCCGCATCCGAGGAGCAGTACCGCCGGATCGTTGATACATCAGCGGAAGGGATATGGCAGATGGATGCAGGCTTTCAGATCACCTATGTGAACCGGCAGCTTGCGGATATGCTCGGGTATACACCCGCAGAGATGAGCGGTATGGATATTGCCGCTTTGATCCCACCAGAAGAGCGTGCCGACTCTGAATTGAGGAGGGAGAGACAGCGGAGAGGTGAGGTTGACCATTTTGAGCGGAAATTAATCCGAAAAGACGGGCAGATTCTCTGGACATCAGTTGCGATCACCCCCATCATCGGTGCTGACGGGGAATACCAGGGTTCGTTTGCGATGGTGGCAGACATCAGCGGACGAAAGGCTGCTGAAGATGCTTTGCTTTCAGAAGAAGCCAGGTTACGGGCGATCACCGAGACTGCCAAAGACGCAATCCTGATGATGGATCCAGAGGGGAAGATATCATTCTGGAACCAGACAGCAGAGGATATCTTTGGTTATACAAAGGATGAAGTAATGGGGACGGATCTGCATACCCTGCTGGCACCGGAACGCTACCTTGATGCATATACAAGAGGCTTTGCATCTTTCCAAAAGACCGGCGAGGGTACAGCAATCGGCAGGACTCTTGAGTTAGAGGCTGTCTGCAAAGATGGGAGGGAGATAGTAATTGAGCTTTCACTCTCGGCGCTTGGTCTTCCTGATGGCTGGCACGCGGTTGGTATTATCCGTGATATCACTGAGAGGAAGTTGGTAGAAGAGAAGAACCGGGCAATTGCCAGCATGCTGGATATCGCCCCCGGCTCAATCACCATCCATGATTATGATGGGAACTTCCATTTTGCAAATCAGAAAACCTTTGACATTCATGGCTATTCAAAAGACGAGTTCCTCTCAAAAAAACTCGCAGATATCGATTTTCCATCAAGTGCAGAACTCATAGGAGAACGGATGCAGCAGATTGCTCAGGATGGCGAGGCATCATTTGAGGTTGCACACAGAAGAAAGGATGGATCAGTTGTTTCACTTGAAGTCTTTGTCAAAGAGGTGGAATGGGAGGGAAAGCCCGCCCTGCTGAGTATTGCAACCGACATCACCGGGCGAAAGGCTGCTGAAGATGTTCTCAGGAAGAGCGAAGCACTCAAGAGCCATATTATTGATGCGATACCGGATATACTCTTTATACTGGATTCTGAAGGGAGATTCATTGACGCCATGGCATCAGATGAAGATCTCCTGGTGGCTCCAAAAACTGAACTTCCCGGTAAAACAATCGTTGATCTTATACCCGGCCCTGACGGAAGAAGGATGGCAGAAGCAATCGCAGAGACACTTCAGCACCAGGATATGGTGACGATTGAATATGCTCTCTCTGTTCCGGCTGGAATATGCCACTTTGAAGCACGTATCGTGCCATACCTTGACAACCAGGTGTTAGCTCTCGTACGTGACGTGACTGAGACGAAGGCTGCTGAAGAGGCGCTCCTGGCAGCACATAAGAAACTCCGGATTCTCTCTTCCATCACCCGTCATGACATAGCAAACAAGGTGTTGGTAATTCGTGGACTGCTGGAGATCGCAGGCGAAGCCGAAGCATCATCCGCACCCCCCATCCGGCTGGATGAGATCCAAAACGCTACTGAGGCCATAGATCGGCAGATTGCGTTTATGCAGGATTACGAACAAATCGGGGTACAAAATCCCAGCTGGATGGAGCTCTCCGGGCTCATCCGGATGATAGACGAGACAAAGCTCTCTCTTCACCATACCTGCACGTCAATCCACCTCTATGCCGATCCGATGGTGGAGAAGGTCTTCTCCAACCTCCATGATAACACCATCAGGCACGCAGATGGTGGAGACCAGATTACTATCTCCTGTGAAGAGCGGGATGGCAGTCTCGTCATCACCTGGGAGGACAATGGCGTGGGCATCCCGGATGGAGAGAAAGAGAAGATCTTTGAGAAGGGAGTTGGGAAGAACACCGGGTTTGGACTCTTCCTCTCAAAAGAGATCCTCGAAATCACCGGCATTGCCATTCGTGAAACAGGAGTGTATGGAGAAGGAGCACGATTTGAGATTATTGTTCCGAAAGGTTCATGGCAGATGGAGGAGCAGGAGCGATAA
- a CDS encoding CheR family methyltransferase, with translation MAFTYFYRDLQTLEVMIDHMLPSLNGKRTIDIWSAGCAMGPEPYTIALLLKENMGAMDFSRIRILASDIDRTNNYGAILIQGRYPFEELERIPNEHFTRNFTPDPDTKDHFIITEEVRNKVSFKRHDLLTLHPPGRNFSLISCKNVLLHFTDEERINVIRMFYESLVDGGFFLTEQTQKMPAEVADLFEQVVPHAQVYRKLPARY, from the coding sequence ATGGCATTCACGTACTTCTACCGGGATCTCCAGACACTGGAGGTGATGATCGATCATATGCTTCCGTCTCTCAATGGGAAGAGAACCATTGATATCTGGAGTGCCGGGTGTGCAATGGGGCCGGAGCCCTACACAATCGCACTTCTTCTGAAGGAGAATATGGGGGCAATGGACTTTTCAAGGATTCGGATACTTGCAAGCGATATCGATCGCACAAATAATTATGGAGCAATACTCATACAAGGCAGGTATCCCTTTGAAGAACTTGAGAGGATACCAAACGAACACTTCACCAGGAATTTTACCCCGGATCCAGATACAAAAGATCACTTCATCATCACTGAGGAAGTCAGGAACAAAGTCAGCTTCAAGCGGCATGATCTCCTCACCCTACACCCTCCCGGCAGGAATTTCTCACTGATCAGCTGCAAGAATGTCCTCCTCCATTTCACCGACGAAGAGAGGATCAATGTTATCAGGATGTTTTATGAAAGCCTCGTTGACGGCGGGTTCTTCCTCACCGAACAGACGCAGAAGATGCCCGCAGAGGTTGCAGATCTCTTCGAGCAGGTGGTTCCGCATGCCCAGGTCTATAGAAAACTGCCTGCCAGGTACTGA